In a single window of the Raphanus sativus cultivar WK10039 chromosome 9, ASM80110v3, whole genome shotgun sequence genome:
- the LOC108827044 gene encoding disease resistance protein RPS4 produces the protein MATSSNPTVDEQPPQHQVFISFRGADLRRRFVSHLVTALKQNNINVFIDDYEDRGQPLETLLQRIEESKIALAIFSGKYTESAWCVRELAKIKACTDEGTLVAIPIFYKLEPSTVRDLKGSFGDRFRSLAKGDERKKEWKEAFSSIPNIMGITIDNKSVESDKVIEIVKAVKTVLNNVSSEGSRRGVSVNPSENISAGTSSRVEKDKTFGNKRRLEELEEKLDRDKYKGTRIIGVVGMPGIGKTTLLKALYKTWQCRFSRHALLDKIHEKIKHVEELECLPNMLVAELLKSNNTNIDHVKDPYSQLQERKVLVFLDDVTKKEQIDALRGILQWIKEGNMGSRVVIATSDMSLINDLVDDTYMVQNLNHRDSTQLFHYHAFSNGQANPPNEDFMKLSEKFVHYARGHPLALKILGVELHKRNMDHWKAKLNILAESHSTTKIGSVFKVTYDELCSEQKDAFLDIACFRSEEVDYVESLLASSDPRSAEAMGPVKALTNKFLINTCDGRVGMHDLLYTYSRELDSKACSRYGSRQRMLWLHQDIIKGCITNLLQSTMGAGNVRGIFLDLCEVKGEMSLDKDYFTNMGNLRYLKFYNSHCPQECKTNNKINIPDGLNLPLKEIRCLHWLKFPLEELPNDFNPLNLVDLKLPYSEIQRLWEGDKDTSSLKWVDLNHSSKLCSLSELSKAQSLQRLNLEGCRALKTLPRGMKNMKKLAFLNLRGCTSLESLPEMNLVSLKTLTLSGCSNFKEFPLVSENMETLYLDGTAISELPSNMEKLQNLVVLNMKNCKTLEKIPIRIGELKALQELILSDCSNLKYFPEVKMNSLNILLLDGTAIEVMPLLPSLQYLCLSRNDKIIYLPAGISQLFQLKWLDLKYCTSLTSVPEFPPNLQSVDAHGCSSLKTVSKPLARIMPTEQNHSTTFIFTNCENLEQSAKEEITSYAQRKCQLLSYARKRYNGGLVSEALFSTCFPGCEVPSWFCYETVGSELEVKLLPHWHDKRLAGIALCAVVSFHDCQDQISRLSVTCTFKVEVEDQSWVSFTCPVGSWTKHGDKIESEHVFIGYTSCPYTIKCPEEENSDKCISTEASLEFTVAGGTNEREKFKVLKCGLGLVYAKDKSKNSCHEAKYDMPVEGGGAKKKKKTRGDDGRPKKKKKSRRDDNNIPGQPNNDASVTPRRKDSSVVRHMVEGIQAGDDSVPS, from the exons ATGGCAACATCCTCTAACCCCACGGTCGACGAACAGCCGCCGCAACATCAGGTGTTCATCAGTTTCCGGGGGGCCGATTTGCGCCGGAGGTTCGTCAGCCATCTAGTCACGGCCTTGAAACAGAACAACATCAACGTCTTTATCGACGACTACGAAGACAGAGGCCAACCTCTGGAAACACTATTGCAGAGGATAGAGGAGTCCAAAATCGCCCTGGCTATCTTCTCCGGGAAGTACACGGAGTCAGCCTGGTGCGTGAGAGAGCTGGCGAAGATCAAGGCTTGTACGGATGAAGGAACACTCGTCGCCATTCCCATCTTCTACAAGCTGGAGCCGTCCACCGTGAGAGATCTGAAGGGAAGCTTCGGTGATAGGTTCAGGAGTCTAGCTAAAGGTGATGAGAGGAAGAAGGAGTGGAAGGAAGCTTTTAGTTCGATTCCTAACATAATGGGCATCACCATTGACAATAAAAG TGTGGAGAGTGATAAAGTCATCGAAATTGTGAAGGCGGTTAAGACAGTGCTGAACAACGTTTCATCAGAGGGAAGCCGGAGAGGTGTCTCCGTGAATCCTTCAGAAAATATCAGTGCAGGGACTTCCTCGAGAGTCGAAAAGGATAAGACTTTCGGAAACAAACGGCGCCTAGAGGAGTTGGAAGAGAAGTTGGATCGTGATAAGTACAAGGGAACTCGTATCATTGGAGTTGTTGGGATGCCCGGGATCGGCAAAACCACTCTCCTTAAAGCGCTTTATAAGACGTGGCAGTGCAGGTTTTCGAGGCACGCGCTGCTCGATAAAATCCACGAAAAGATCAAGCACGTGGAGGAGTTGGAGTGCTTGCCTAATATGCTTGTAGCGGAGTTACTGAAGTCGAACAATACCAACATAGACCATGTCAAAGATCCGTACAGTCAACTGCAAGAACGCAAGGTTCTTGTCTTTCTTGATGATGTTACTAAAAAGGAGCAAATAGATGCTCTGCGTGGGATACTTCAGTGGATTAAGGAGGGTAATATGGGAAGCAGGGTTGTCATTGCAACAAGTGACATGTCCTTGATAAATGATTTGGTTGATGATACTTACATGGTCCAAAATTTGAACCACAGAGATAGCACACAACTCTTTCACTATCATGCCTTTAGTAATGGTCAAGCCAATCCTCCCAACGAAGATTTCATGAAGTTGTCAGAAAAGTTTGTACACTACGCCAGAGGTCATCCGCTAGCTCTCAAAATATTGGGTGTAGAGCTTCATAAGAGAAATATGGATCACTGGAAAGCGAAGCTGAATATACTCGCAGAAAGTCACAGCACCACTAAGATTGGAAGTGTCTTCAAAGTGACTTATGATGAGTTGTGTTCTGAGCAGAAAGATGCATTTCTTGACATAGCCTGTTTCAGATCTGAGGAGGTGGATTATGTAGAAAGTTTACTCGCTTCATCTGACCCCAGATCTGCTGAAGCGATGGGTCCAGTAAAAGCTCTCACAAACAAGTTCCTGATTAATACTTGTGACGGTCGAGTAGGGATGCATGATCTGCTGTATACTTATTCAAGGGAACTTGATTCTAAAGCATGCTCTCGATATGGTAGCAGACAACGGATGCTGTGGCTCCATCAAGACATAATTAAAGGTTGCATAACTAACTTACTGCAGAGTACAATG GGAGCTGGCAATGTGAGAGGTATTTTCCTAGACTTGTGTGAAGTGAAAGGCGAGATGAGCTTGGACAAAGACTACTTCACAAATATGGGCAATCTCCGGTATCTCAAGTTCTACAATTCTCACTGTCCTCAGGAATGTAAAACCAACAATAAGATAAACATCCCTGATGGACTTAACCTACCACTGAAAGAGATCAGATGCCTCCACTGGCTAAAATTCCCTTTGGAGGAACTTCCAAATGATTTCAACCCACTTAATCTTGTTGATCTTAAGTTGCCTTATAGCGAGATTCAACGACTTTGGGAAGGTGATAAG GATACATCATCCTTAAAGTGGGTTGATCTCAATCATTCAAGTAAGTTGTGCAGCTTGTCAGAGTTATCAAAGGCTCAAAGTCTTCAAAGACTGAATCTTGAAGGCTGCAGAGCACTGAAAACTTTGCCACGTGGTatgaaaaacatgaaaaagcTTGCTTTCCTGAATCTGAGAGGGTGTACAAGTCTTGAATCTCTTCCTGAGATGAATTTAGTTTCTCTGAAAACTCTTACTCTCAGCGGCTGCTCAAATTTTAAGGAATTTCCGCTGGTTTCAGAAAATATGGAGACTCTATATTTAGATGGTACAGCAATAAGTGAGCTTCCTTCGAACATGGAGAAGCTCCAGAACCTTGTTGTATTGAATATGAAGAACTGCAAAACGCTGGAGAAAATCCCCATCCGGATTGGTGAGCTGAAAGCTCTTCAAGAACTGATACTCTCTGATTGCTCAAATCTCAAATATTTTCCAGAAGTCAAGATGAACTCTTTGAACATTTTACTTTTGGATGGGACAGCCATAGAAGTGATGCCACTGCTACCTTCACTGCAGTACTTGTGCTTAAGCAGAAATGATAAGATCATCTACCTTCCTGCTGGCATCAGTCAACTTTTTCAACTAAAGTGGCTGGATTTGAAGTACTGTACGAGTCTTACATCTGTTCCAGAGTTTCCACCAAACCTTCAAAGCGTAGATGCACATGGGTGTAGTTCGCTGAAGACAGTTTCGAAGCCTCTGGCCCGTATCATGCCAACCGAGCAGAACCATTCTACCACATTCATTTTCACTAACTGTGAGAACCTGGAACAATCTGCAAAGGAGGAAATCACATCGTATGCCCAAAGGAAATGTCAGCTGCTGTCATATGCTCGGAAACGCTACAATGGG GGTCTTGTTTCAGAGGCTTTGTTCAGCACTTGCTTTCCTGGATGTGAAGTGCCTTCATGGTTTTGTTATGAAACAGTTGGATCCGAGCTAGAAGTAAAACTCCTCCCACATTGGCATGACAAGAGGCTTGCTGGAATAGCTCTATGTGCTGTAGTGTCATTTCATGACTGCCAAGATCAAATCAGCCGCTTGTCAGtgacat gcaCCTTTAAAGTTGAAGTTGAAGACCAGTCTTGGGTCTCATTTACTTGCCCAGTAGGAAGTTGGACCAAACATGGAGACAAGATTGAATCAGAGCATGTCTTTATTGGCTACACCAGTTGCCCATATACTATAAAGTGTCCTGAAGAGGAAAACTCTGATAAATGCATTTCTACTGAAGCATCCCTTGAGTTTACTGTGGCAGGTGGTACAAATGAAAGGGAAAAATTCAAGGTGTTGAAGTGCGGTTTAGGTTTGGTGTATGCAAAGGATAAAAGCAAAAACAGTTGTCATGAAGCAAAGTATGATATGCCTGTCGAAGGAGGAGGagccaagaaaaagaaaaagacgaGAGGTGATGATGGAcggccaaagaagaagaaaaagtcaAGAAGGGATGATAATAATATCCCGGGTCAACCAAACAATGATGCAAGTGTAACTCCAAGGAGGAAAGATAGTTCAGTGGTCAGGCACATGGTTGAGGGTATCCAAGCAGGAGATGACTCTGTTCCAAGTTAA
- the LOC108827043 gene encoding disease resistance protein RRS1, with the protein MTDCEKGEQFVCISCVEEVRYSFVSHLSEALRRKGIDDVIVEVDDSDDLFSQESQAKVEKAKASLLVLPGNSTICRDKFVKVLECCRRNSDQVVVPVLYGDSPLQGEWLTALGLRGLSPLHQSREECSDSVLVEEIVRDVYEKLFHMGRIGIYSKLLEIETMVCKQPLGTRLVGVWGMPGIGKTTLAKAVFQPMCNYFDASCFIEDSEKAIHDKGLYRLLEERLLKEHPGTGSTITTPSLLRDKLSSGRILVVLDDVGDPRVAESFLDGFEFGPESLIIITSSDKQVFRLCRINHIYEVQGLNEKEALQLFCLCASIKDITEQNMNELSMKVVQYANGNPLALSVFARELKGNKNLSEMEAAFLKLKQHPPLEIVDAFRSSYDTLSDSEKNIFLDIACFFQGENVDYVMQLLDGCGFFPHVGIDVLVDKCLVTVSENRVQMHNLTQDVGREFVVGETIHIERRSRLWEPQNIKYLLEECEHEVIGEAKTSFKRAQGTEEIEGMFLDISNLHLDIKPAAFVNMLNLRLLKIYCSNPEIRPAIKIAKGFLHSLPNELRLLHWENYPLESFPQNFDPRHLVEINMQYSRLQKLWGETNNLEMLRTVRLCNSQQLIDIDDLLKAKNIEVIDLQGCTRLQSFPATGHLIHLRVVNLSGCAEIRSLQSVPPNIETLNLQGTGIIELPVSIVKPNGGELTSLLAEIDGLSDALKLEHLENLKKSGSSCQDPCKLICLELKDCFYLQSLPNMVNFELLTVLDLSGCSKLETIQGFPRNLKELYLTGTAVRKVPQLPQSLELLNAHGCVSLKKIPLDSEKLPVHYTFTNCFNLSPQVVSDFLVKVLGNVKHIPRELPLELNEAPAFSFCAPSHVNQNSTLDLQPGSSVMTRLNPSWKNTVSGFAMLVEVAFSEDYSDANGFGINCVCRWKNKEGHSHRIERNLHCWAEGKAAPKVRKDHMFAFCDVKLRVSTDKGNDPDIWADLVVFEFFPVNQHTKRLDDSCTVIRCGVYAITSNTDVKMSLPVLSLDSMKVSGNEVEDVLRVSYDGLKEMNKALLLYVACLFDDEDSDLVAPLIATIDVDISSGLMELASRSLIRVSGNGEIVMHCLIRRMCKEILHNQSMLPDSPKELARVSNRNSIGSSWSHDGKRDVYPSFSRQDVSKTFISQLLVAIKLKSIITCENNEMDSGQLCSPLLVQVIRDSRISIVVFSKRYASSSWLLNELVEIAKCREELGQIAIPFFFGVGPSEVRRQTGEFGRHFKQICKGKTEDEKQQWQRALVYIANIPGYHNLRCLDGVDALNAEKNSLLWLDSEVVNCVPSACFRNLVGITAHIAKMIPLLSLESKEVKMVGIWGPPGIGKTTIARYLYNQISSNFQCCAFVDILTGYSKRGHTDEYSVTLHYQQLVLSEIMNQEDARESHLGVMQERLRDQKVLLILDGVDDPLLLHSVATNSNWFGPRSRIIVITEDLNLLKSHGINCIYKVELPSKKEALQMLCQSAFIQNSPSDGFMQLATEVAELAGYLPVGLRVFGSYLRGIHKEFLLAVWPQLNIRLDGGTESILKFGYDELHEGGKDLFLHISCLFNHGTVDYLTRLLTSRFMDIKRGLKILAEKSLIHISEHGNVTVHHLLQLLGREIVRKECVHEPGERRFLVDCLDICEVLAKDTGNRRVIGISLDMSEIEEELLISEKGFDKMTNLKFLKFYTNSGDKQAKVHIPHGLDYLCHQLILLHWEGFPMRCMPSYFFPIYLVELTMIDSKLVVLWSGIQPLDSLKCMNLRGSLDLKEIPDLTRATSLETLDLGGCSSLIELPSSIRNLHKLKDLDMERCIHLEALPTDINLESLYYLNLNGCSCLRSFPQISISISDLYLDGTAIEEVPGWIEHISGLSYLSMNGCNKLKKISPNISKLKLLVEVDFSQCIALTEESWQNHPEEICTSLMSVNMSGNSFQRLPDTWTSIQPKDLDISNCRNLASLPNLPASLCNLTANHCESLETLYGPFQQRQMGLQFINCFKLNNKARAFILRSDCAYAILPGEELPLYFPHRVDGNLITVPLPRTTLFRKVSSFKACIMVESRVCWFDFGVNWFSRGAAGTKYFSLSTNIYSKKNHLIIFGFEFSSDGFSDHLQFDFFCRDKKKKTIKIKECGVQLLVVSPSLNDSRKRFETEDDDKSGVTYAESSRSSKQMRVT; encoded by the exons ATGACCGATTGCGAGAAGGGTGAGCAATTCGTCTGCATCAGCTGCGTAGAAGAGGTACGGTATTCCTTCGTCAGCCACCTCTCCGAAGCTCTCCGCCGGAAAGGCATAGATGACGTGATCGTGGAAGTAGATGATAGCGACGATCTCTTCTCCCAAGAGTCCCAGGCGAAAGTTGAGAAAGCTAAGGCTTCTTTGCTGGTTTTGCCCGGAAACTCCACGATATGCCGTGATAAGTTTGTGAAAGTTCTCGAGTGCTGCCGGAGGAACAGCGATCAGGTGGTGGTTCCAGTGTTGTACGGCGACAGCCCATTGCAAGGCGAATGGCTCACCGCGCTGGGTTTGAGAGGCTTATCACCACTCCACCAATCTAg GGAGGAATGTAGTGACTCCGTACTTGTAGAAGAGATTGTGAGAGATGTGTACGAGAAGCTCTTCCATATGGGACGAATTGGAATCTACTCGAAGCTGCTAGAGATAGAAACAATGGTTTGCAAGCAACCCCTGGGCACCCGCCTTGTTGGAGTTTGGGGAATGCCTGGCATAGGCAAGACGACACTTGCTAAAGCCGTCTTTCAGCCAATGTGTAACTACTTTGATGCTTCTTGTTTCATTGAAGACTCTGAGAAAGCTATTCATGACAAGGGACTTTATCGGTTGCTTGAGGAGCGGCTTTTGAAAGAACATCCTGGCACTGGCAGTACTATTACAACACCGAGTTTGCTTAGAGACAAATTAAGCAGTGGGAGAATCCTTGTTGTTCTCGATGACGTGGGTGACCCTCGGGTCGCTGAGTCTTTTCTCGACGGGTTTGAGTTCGGTCCCGAAAGCCTGATCATCATAACCTCTAGTGATAAACAGGTGTTTCGACTTTGCCGAATCAATCACATATACGAGGTTCAGGGGCTAAATGAGAAAGAGGCTCTACAGCTATTCTGCTTGTGTGCGTCTATAAAGGATATTACAGAGCAGAATATGAATGAGCTGTCAATGAAAGTGGTTCAATATGCTAATGGAAATCCATTAGCTCTCAGTGTTTTTGCTAGAGAGCTCAAGGGTAATAAAAATCTGTCGGAAATGGAGGCTGCGTTCCTTAAACTAAAGCAACATCCTCCGTTGGAGATTGTTGATGCATTCAGGAGCAGCTATGATACACTCAGCGACAGCGAAAAGAACATTTTTCTGGACATAGCTTGTTTCTTCCAGGGAGAAAATGTCGACTATGTGATGCAACTGCTTGATGGTTGTGGTTTCTTTCCACATGTTGGAATCGATGTTCTTGTTGACAAGTGTCTGGTGACTGTTTCCGAAAACCGAGTGCAGATGCATAATTTGACCCAAGATGTTGGCCGAGAATTCGTTGTTGGAGAAACAATACACATTGAAAGGCGCAGTAGATTGTGGGAACCTCAGaacatcaaatatttattagaaGAGTGTGAGCATGAAGTAATTGGAGAAGCCAAAACAAGTTTCAAACGTGCTCAG GGAACTGAAGAGATCGAAGGCATGTTTTTGGACATTTCGAACTTACATTTAGATATCAAGCCTGCTGCCTTTGTGAATATGTTGAACCTTCGGTTGCTGAAGATATACTGTTCCAATCCTGAAATCCGTCCTGCAATCAAAATTGCCAAAGGCTTTCTCCATTCTCTTCCTAATGAGCTAAGACTCCTCCATTGGGAGAACTATCCCCTGGAATCCTTCCCTCAAAATTTTGATCCTAGACACCTTGTTGAAATCAATATGCAGTACAGTCGACTTCAGAAACTTTGGGGTGAAACCAAT aaCCTCGAGATGTTGAGGACGGTCAGGCTTTGCAATTCTCAGCAACTAATTGATATTGACGATCTCTTAAAAGCTAAAAATATTGAAGTAATTGATCTCCAAGGTTGTACAAGACTGCAGAGTTTCCCAGCCACAGGTCACTTGATTCATCTACGAGTTGTGAATCTCTCAGGATGCGCAGAGATCAGAAGTTTACAGTCGGTTCCACCAAATATTGAGACATTGAATCTCCAGGGAACTGGCATAATAGAATTACCAGTTTCCATTGTTAAGCCAAATGGGGGAGAGCTTACGAGTCTTCTAGCAGAAATTGATGGTCTTTCAGATGCCTTGAAACTTGAGCATTTAGAAAATCTGAAGAAATCTGGCTCGTCTTGTCAAGATCCTTGCAAGCTTATTTGCTTGGAGCTgaaagattgtttttatttgcAAAGTCTCCCAAACATGGTTAATTTCGAACTTCTCAcagttcttgatctctctggtTGCTCAAAGCTCGAGACTATTCAGGGTTTCCCACGGAACCTGAAGGAGTTATATCTTACTGGCACTGCGGTAAGAAAAGTGCCACAACTTCCTCAAAGTCTCGAACTCTTGAATGCACATGGTTGCGTCTCTCTGAAAAAAATTCCTTTGGACTCCGAGAAACTTCCTGTGCATTACACATTCACTAACTGTTTTAATCTTTCTCCACAAGTGGTCAGCGATTTTTTAGTCAAAGTGTTGGGTAATGTTAAACACATACCAAGAGAGCTTCCACTG GAACTCAACGAAGCTCCGGCTTTCAGCTTCTGTGCGCCCTCACATGTGAATCAAAATTCCACACTTGATCTGCAACCAGGATCTTCTGTAATGACACGACTAAATCCTTCTTGGAAAAACACAGTTTCGGGTTTTGCTATGCTGGTGGAAGTTGCATTTTCGGAGGATTACAGTGATGCTAATGGTTTTGGCATTAATTGTGTTTGCAGATGGAAAAACAAGGAAGGACATTCTCATAGGATAGAAAGAAATTTGCATTGTTGGGCTGAAGGGAAAGCTGCTCCAAAAGTGCGAAAGGATCATATGTTTGCCTTCTGTGATGTCAAATTGCGTGTAAGTACCGACAAAGGAAATGACCCCGACATCTGGGCTGACTTGGTTGTATTTGAGTTCTTTCCTGTCAACCAACATACAAAGCGTCTAGATGATAGTTGCACAGTGATAAGATGTGGAGTCTATGCAATAACGAGCAATACAGATGTTAAGATGAGCTTACCAGTTTTGTCCTTGGATTCGATGAAGGTTTCTGGTAATGAAGTTGAAGATGTATTGAGAGTCAGCTATGATGGTTTAAAGGAGATGAATAAAGCTTTGCTTCTTTACGTAGCGTGTTTATTCGATGACGAGGACAGTGATTTGGTGGCACCACTGATTGCTACCATTGACGTGGACATTAGCTCTGGGCTCATGGAATTAGCCAGTAGGTCTCTCATTCGTGTATCTGGAAATGGGGAAATAGTGATGCATTGTTTGATACGACGAATGTGTAAAGAAATCCTCCACAATCAATCCATGCTACCTGATAGCCCGAAAGAATTAGCAAGAGTCTCTAACAGGAACTCTATTGGTTCTTCTTGGTCTCACGATGGGAAACGTGACGTGTACCCGAGCTTCAGCAGGCAAGATGTCAgtaaaacattcatcagccaaTTGCTTGTGGCAATCAAACTTAAATCAATCATCACATGTGAAAACAATGAGATGGACAGTGGCCAGCTGTGTAGCCCTCTTCTTGTACAAGTGATAAGAGATTCGAGGATCTCGATTGTTGTGTTCTCCAAACGGTACGCCTCTTCAAGCTGGCTCCTGAATGAGTTGGTGGAGATTGCAAAGTGTAGGGAAGAGTTGGGTCAGATAGCGATACCATTCTTCTTTGGTGTTGGTCCTTCGGAAGTTCGGAGACAGACCGGTGAATTTGGAAGGCATTTCAAACAGATTTGTAAGGGCAAAACAGAGGATGAGAAACAGCAATGGCAACGAGCTTTAGTCTACATAGCAAACATTCCCGGATACCATAACTTGAGATG TTTGGATGGAGTCGACGCTCTTAATGCAGAAAAGAATTCGCTGCTGTGGTTGGACTCTGAGGTAGTGAACTGTGTACCATCGGCTTGTTTCCGTAATTTGGTTGGAATCACAGCTCATATTGCAAAAATGATTCCGCTGCTGAGCTTGGAATCCAAGGAAGTGAAAATGGTCGGAATTTGGGGTCCCCCGGGGATTGGTAAGACTACCATTGCAAGATATTTGTACAATCAGATCTCTTCAAACTTCCAGTGTTGCGCTTTCGTAGATATATTAACCGGTTATAGTAAGAGAGGCCACACAGATGAGTATAGCGTGACGTTGCATTATCAACAACTAGTTTTATCTGAGATTATGAACCAAGAGGATGCAAGGGAAAGTCATTTAGGTGTGATGCAAGAAAGGCTAAGGGACCAGAAAGTCCTTCTCATTCTGGATGGTGTGGATGATCCATTGCTATTACATTCCGTGGCAACAAATAGTAACTGGTTTGGTCCAAGGAGCAGAATTATTGTGATTACAGAAGATTTAAATCTTCTAAAGTCTCATGGGATCAATTGTATTTACAAGGTGGAATTACCATCTAAAAAGGAAGCTCTTCAGATGCTATGCCAATCTGCTTTCATACAAAACTCACCATCTGATGGTTTCATGCAACTCGCAACTGAAGTTGCAGAGCTTGCAGGTTATCTTCCGGTGGGTCTCAGAGTCTTTGGTTCTTATTTGCGAGGGATACACAAAGAGTTTTTGTTGGCAGTGTGGCCTCAGCTCAACATTAGATTGGATGGAGGAACTGAGAGCATATTAAAATTTGGGTATGATGAGTTACATGAGGGAGGGAAAGATTTATTTTTGCACATCTCATGTTTATTTAATCATGGTACGGTTGACTATCTCACACGGTTGCTTACAAGCCGCTTCATGGATATTAAGCGTGGGCTTAAAATATTAGCTGAGAAATCTCTCATACATATATCAGAACATGGAAATGTTACGGTGCACCATCTGCTCCAACTGTTGGGCAGAGAAATCGTCCGTAAAGAGTGCGTTCATGAGCCTGGAGAACGTCGTTTTTTGGTGGATTGTCTGGATATTTGTGAAGTCCTTGCGAAAGACACT GGGAATAGAAGAGTTATAGGGATATCGTTAGACATGTCAGAAATCGAGGAGGAGCTTTTAATAAGTGAGAAAGGGTTCGATAAAATGACTAATCTCAAGTTCTTGAAATTCTACACAAACTCGGGGGATAAACAAGCTAAAGTGCACATACCTCATGGCCTTGATTATCTATGTCATCAACTCATATTACTGCACTGGGAGGGCTTCCCGATGAGATGCATGCCTTCTTACTTCTTTCCAATATATCTCGTTGAACTCACAATGATAGACAGCAAGCTTGTAGTGCTATGGAGTGGAATTCAG CCTCTTGATAGTCTCAAGTGTATGAATCTACGGGGCTCCTTAGACCTGAAAGAAATCCCAGATCTTACTCGCGCCACAAGCCTTGAGACATTGGATCTTGGCGGTTGCTCGAGTTTGATTGAGCTTCCTTCCTCTATTCGGAATCTCCATAAATTGAAGGACTTAGACATGGAACGTTGTATACATCTCGAGGCTCTTCCAACTGACATCAACTTGGAATCTCTCTATTACCTTAATCTCAATGGATGCTCATGCTTGAGAAGTTTCCCACAGATATCAATAAGCATTTCAGATCTCTATCTTGATGGAACTGCGATAGAGGAAGTTCCTGGTTGGATCGAACATATCTCTGGGCTCTCTTACCTATCTATGAATGGTTGCAACAAgttaaagaagatatccccaaATATATCTAAACTGAAACTTCTTGTGGAGGTAGACTTTTCACAATGCATAGCATTAACTGAAGAAAGCTGGCAGAACCACCCCGAGGAGATTTGCACTTCTCTCATGAGTGTAAACATGTCTGGTAACAGTTTCCAGAGACTTCCAGACACGTGGACTTCTATTCAACCTAAAGATCTTGACATCAGTAATTGCCGAAATCTTGCGTCTCTCCCAAATCTCCCTGCATCACTCTGCAATCTAACGGCGAATCACTGCGAATCACTTGAGACTCTATATGGCCCCTTCCAACAGAGACAGATGGGTCTTCAATTTATTAACTGCTTCAAACTGAATAACAAAGCGAGAGCATTCATTCTACGTTCAGACTGTGCCTATGCTATCTTACCTGGTGAAGAACTTCCTTTATATTTCCCTCATCGAGTTGATGGAAATCTTATAACCGTCCCTTTACCTAGGACCACTCTTTTCAGAAAAGTCTCGAGTTTTAAAGCTTGCATCATGGTTGAATCAAGAGTATGCTGGTTTGACTTTGGGGTGAATTGGTTTTCCAGAGGTGCAGCGGGTACTAAATATTTCAGTTTGTCAACAAACATATACTCTAAGAAGAATCATCTCATCATATTCGGTTTTGAGTTCTCTTCGGATGGATTCAGTGATCATTTGCAGTTTGACTTTTTTTGCCgagacaaaaagaagaaaacgaTAAAGATAAAAGAATGTGGTGTACAGCTCTTGGTGGTTTCTCCATCTTTGAATGATAGTAGGAAACGCTTTGAAACTGAGGACGACGACAAGTCTGGAGTGACCTACGCAGAGTCGAGTAGAAGCAGTAAGCAAATGCGT GTAACTTAA
- the LOC108827047 gene encoding TIR domain-containing protein-like, whose product MDRKVPLPPQHQVFINFRGDELRKNFISHLVEALQRNEINFFTDKQEKKGEDLSNLFNRIEESKIALAVFSKRYTESRWCLDELVKIKERADLGKLKVLPIFYNVTTDNVKYLTEEFGSNLERHQSPHEQNKIGKWKEALACISCKLGCPFIDNNGFSSSTEREFIDSIVKNVLEMLQDISSARTPNSSRSKPVERGEVSSKTTKSSKKALKDSHSKGNLVSPPNEYVGFNGFPVRYGNQESARRGGDSTSMTKNSKPIKPSNKDLSCSELRLSHGSDSTETRPTYNGFPIRYGKP is encoded by the exons ATGGACCGCAAAGTCCCTCTTCCACCACAACATCAGGTTTTCATCAATTTCCGTGGGGATGAGCTGCGAAAAAACTTCATCAGCCATCTCGTGGAGGCCCTTCAAAGAAATGAGATCAACTTCTTCACAGACAAGCAGGAGAAAAAAGGTGAAGATTTAAGCAATCTTTTTAATAGAATCGAGGAGTCAAAGATAGCACTAGCCGTTTTCTCGAAAAGGTACACGGAATCAAGATGGTGCTTAGATGAGCTTGTGAAGATTAAAGAACGTGCAGATCTAGGCAAGCTCAAG GTGCTTCCCATCTTCTACAATGTGACTACAGACAATGTGAAATATCTTACTGAAGAATTTGGCTCCAATCTTGAGCGTCATCAGTCTCCGCATGAGCAAAACAAGATCGGTAAATGGAAAGAGGCGTTAGCATGTATCTCTTGTAAGCTTGGGTGTCCGTTCATAGATAATAACGG ttttagcAGCAGCACAGAGAGGGAGTTCATCGACAGTATCGTCAAGAACGTATTGGAAATGCTACAAGACATTTCCTCGGCGCGAACCCCAAATTCTTCTAGAAGCAAGCCTGTCGAAAGAGGAGAAGTTTCTTCAAAGACAACAAAGAGTTCTAAGAAAGCCTTGAAGGACTCACACTCAAAGGGAAACCTAGTGAGTCCACCTAATGAGTACGTAGGCTTTAACGGTTTTCCAGTTAGATATGGAAACCAGGAATCTGCGAGAAGGGGGGGAGATTCTACATCTATGActaaaaactctaaacccatcAAGCCTTCTAACAAAGACCTCTCTTGCTCGGAACTTCGACTTAGTCATGGCTCAGATTCCACCGAGACGAGACCGACATATAACGGCTTTCCAATTAGATATGGCAAACCATGA